Part of the Deltaproteobacteria bacterium genome, AAGTTCTTGTACGAGGTCTTGAACGGGGGCAGGGCGATGGTTCGTCCCGGATCGCTCTTTTCCGCTCTCTTCTTGTTCCTGGTGACCGAGGCACGGGCCAGTTGGATTCGGATATGACTGGGAAGATGCTTGGGAAATAAGGTAGGCTCCCTGCCCGCCTCTGCGATGGCGCCCTCCAGGGTATGAATCAGTTCCCTCACGTTTCCCGGCCAGTTGTAAGTGGTCAGGGCCTCAAAAAATTCCGGTGAAAAGCCCTTGATCTCTGTTCCCTGCCGTTCGCAAATCTTGGTGATGTAATAAAGGGCAAGGTCCTTGATATCTTCCCGTCTTTCCCTGAGAGGTGGAATCTCGATAAGGAGCGAACGTATCCTGAAAAGCAGGTCTTTACGGAACTCCCCGGTTTTGCTTCCTTGGTCCAGATCCCGGTTGGTGGCCGCGATCAACCTGAAATCACTGCTTTTCTCCATCCTCCCCCCAATGGGGCGAAATCGGCGTTCCTGAAGGACCCGCAAGAAGGCCTTTTGCATGGACATGGGCAACTCGCCCACCTCATCAAGAAAAAGGGTGCCTCCGTCTGCTTGAAGAATCAACCCGTCTCTCGCCCGATCCGCCCCTGTGAACGCCCCCTTCTCGTAACCGAAAAGGGAACTCTCAACCAGGCTCTCGGGCAAGGCCGCGCAGTCCACCACCACGAAGCTCTTCTCAGAGCGGGGTCCGTTTTCGTGGATGGCACGGGCAAAGAGTTCCTTGCCGGTACCGGTCTCCCCCGTGATCAGCACATTCGCATCGCTGTTTGCGGCCTGTGCCACAAAATCAAAGCATGCCCTGATCCTGGGGCTGTTTCCAACGATCCCGTCCAGGTTCAAAGCCACGGGCGACTTGGGGGCGCTTTTCACGTTTTTCCGGTACTGGATCACACGGTTCAGGGCCAGATAGATATCCTTGGCGAAAAGGGGCTT contains:
- a CDS encoding sigma-54-dependent Fis family transcriptional regulator, translating into MARVLIIDDEVAICRVLSDMVKRMGHEPATAKTLKEGVSKAFKEPFDVVLLDVALPDGSGLDVIPKLRETVSLPEVVIITGAGDPTGAEMAIRNGAWDYLQKPLFAKDIYLALNRVIQYRKNVKSAPKSPVALNLDGIVGNSPRIRACFDFVAQAANSDANVLITGETGTGKELFARAIHENGPRSEKSFVVVDCAALPESLVESSLFGYEKGAFTGADRARDGLILQADGGTLFLDEVGELPMSMQKAFLRVLQERRFRPIGGRMEKSSDFRLIAATNRDLDQGSKTGEFRKDLLFRIRSLLIEIPPLRERREDIKDLALYYITKICERQGTEIKGFSPEFFEALTTYNWPGNVRELIHTLEGAIAEAGREPTLFPKHLPSHIRIQLARASVTRNKKRAEKSDPGRTIALPPFKTSYKNFRESVMAEAEKHYFRDLMEAVKGSISEACRISGLGRTRLYSLLKKHGIDRSEFSAPGKNLRRE